The Pseudobythopirellula maris genome has a window encoding:
- a CDS encoding tyrosine-type recombinase/integrase: protein MGPHRTVQSITKADLQNFASKRLSETHHGEPIQPDTVRKELVTFRMLWNWGVQEGLLVGVSPTKHVALPLTDEKPPFMTTREVRAIVARGGLSEPEERRLWDSVYLDTAEVRGALEHARGNARYPFIYPMLLFVAHTSARRSEMVRSLIEDVDFRSRTVLLREKKKSRTKATTYRRVDMSPLLYQVMQEWIESHPGGQHTFCQLRGYRQVTPLTVWQAQHHLKQTMAKSKWDFVTGFHVFRHSFASNLAGAGVDQRVIDEFMGHQTEEMRRRYRHLFPAQRRAAIESVFGAGADNDPELRAS, encoded by the coding sequence ATGGGCCCTCATCGCACGGTGCAATCGATCACCAAAGCGGACCTGCAAAACTTTGCCTCCAAACGCCTCAGCGAGACGCACCACGGCGAGCCTATTCAGCCCGACACCGTGCGGAAGGAGCTGGTCACCTTCCGCATGCTCTGGAACTGGGGGGTCCAAGAAGGGCTGTTGGTCGGCGTTTCTCCCACCAAGCACGTCGCGCTGCCGCTGACCGACGAGAAGCCGCCTTTCATGACAACGCGGGAGGTTCGGGCGATCGTCGCCCGCGGCGGGCTCAGCGAGCCAGAGGAGCGTCGGCTCTGGGATTCGGTCTACCTGGATACCGCCGAAGTCCGTGGGGCTTTAGAGCACGCCCGCGGGAACGCCAGGTATCCCTTCATCTACCCGATGCTGCTCTTTGTCGCTCACACCTCCGCCCGCCGTAGCGAGATGGTGCGATCGCTCATCGAGGACGTTGACTTCCGATCGAGGACGGTCCTGCTGCGCGAAAAAAAGAAGAGCCGCACGAAAGCGACGACTTACCGACGCGTCGACATGAGCCCCCTGCTCTACCAAGTGATGCAGGAGTGGATCGAGAGCCACCCCGGCGGCCAGCACACTTTCTGTCAGCTGAGGGGATACCGCCAAGTCACGCCTCTCACGGTTTGGCAGGCACAGCACCATCTCAAGCAGACGATGGCGAAGAGCAAGTGGGACTTCGTAACGGGGTTCCACGTCTTCCGCCATTCGTTCGCCTCTAACCTCGCGGGCGCCGGGGTCGACCAGCGGGTCATCGACGAGTTCATGGGGCATCAGACCGAGGAGATGCGGCGTCGCTACCGGCACCTCTTTCCGGCTCAACGAAGGGCGGCGATCGAGTCGGTGTTTGGGGCGGGCGCCGATAACGATCCGGAGTTGCGAGCTAGCTAG
- a CDS encoding sigma-54-dependent transcriptional regulator: MPQSPASQALTSQERQWLSDLSELTHCNPFEPRRIELERAVLGADFVPDGGAAWSLNETTLHDERPNVLRINALAQQCLDRLGSQPERLAALGADDAARYDDLVTYALYYRHLAGARNAVLVAPSTDAASRKSLAKVWRALRDDRERLLAPIHPKVRATLTDTPHVFACLHQVRRAFTQIFDCLIGESGPAARLRAQVWQSIFTHDMHRYRRTLFRRMGDLSTLVTGPSGAGKELVARAVGLSQYRPFDPEGERLVSDASDKNACEPFVALNLSAMSPTLIESELFGHLRGAFTGAVADRAGWLDLCPPSGAVFLDEIGELDPAIQVKLLRVTQSRDFCRLGDSRPRRFEGKLIAATNRDLAAEMRQGAFREDLYYRLCSDRIVVPSLREQLDDRPEALGGLIRFLTRRVVGAAGDSDDCEAESLAHETETWIRAHLPADYAWPGNTRELEQCVRSVLVRSEYRPPESAAPRHREPWLDSAARCELTADELLNHYCRKVHAQQGGYEQAARLLGLDRRTVKTRVEAANTGRDD; this comes from the coding sequence ATGCCCCAGTCCCCAGCGTCCCAAGCGCTCACATCCCAGGAACGCCAGTGGCTTAGCGACCTGTCGGAGCTCACACACTGCAATCCCTTCGAGCCGCGTCGGATCGAGCTCGAACGCGCTGTGCTGGGCGCCGATTTCGTCCCCGACGGCGGCGCCGCATGGAGCCTGAACGAGACGACTCTCCACGACGAGCGACCCAACGTCTTGCGGATCAACGCCCTCGCCCAGCAATGCCTGGACCGCCTCGGCTCGCAGCCCGAGCGGCTTGCTGCGCTCGGCGCCGACGACGCCGCACGGTACGACGACCTAGTGACCTACGCCCTGTACTACCGCCACCTGGCGGGGGCAAGGAACGCGGTGCTGGTCGCCCCATCAACCGACGCCGCCAGCCGCAAGTCGCTGGCCAAAGTCTGGCGCGCCCTCCGCGACGACCGCGAGCGATTGCTCGCGCCCATCCACCCCAAGGTGCGTGCGACGCTGACCGACACGCCCCATGTGTTCGCCTGCCTGCACCAGGTGCGTCGCGCCTTCACCCAGATATTCGACTGCTTGATCGGCGAGTCGGGGCCCGCCGCGCGGCTGCGGGCCCAGGTGTGGCAATCGATCTTCACGCACGACATGCATCGCTACCGCCGCACGCTCTTCCGCCGCATGGGCGACCTCTCGACCCTGGTCACGGGCCCTTCGGGCGCCGGCAAAGAACTGGTCGCCCGCGCGGTGGGCCTGTCGCAGTACCGCCCGTTTGACCCCGAGGGCGAGCGGCTCGTGAGCGACGCGTCTGACAAGAACGCGTGCGAGCCGTTTGTGGCGCTCAACCTCTCGGCCATGTCGCCCACGCTGATCGAATCGGAACTGTTCGGCCACCTACGCGGCGCGTTCACCGGCGCCGTGGCCGATCGAGCGGGCTGGCTCGACCTCTGCCCGCCCAGCGGCGCGGTGTTTCTTGACGAGATTGGTGAGCTCGACCCGGCGATTCAGGTCAAGCTGTTGCGGGTGACCCAGAGCCGCGATTTCTGCCGCCTAGGCGACAGCCGCCCGCGACGCTTCGAGGGCAAGCTGATCGCCGCCACCAACCGCGACCTCGCCGCCGAGATGCGCCAGGGAGCGTTCCGCGAAGACCTTTACTACCGGCTCTGCTCCGACAGGATCGTCGTCCCGTCGCTCCGTGAGCAACTCGACGACCGCCCCGAGGCGCTCGGCGGTCTCATCCGCTTCCTCACCCGCCGCGTGGTCGGCGCCGCGGGCGATAGCGACGATTGCGAGGCCGAGAGCCTGGCCCACGAGACAGAGACTTGGATCCGGGCCCATCTGCCGGCCGACTACGCCTGGCCCGGCAACACCCGAGAGCTAGAGCAGTGCGTGCGCAGCGTGCTGGTCCGGAGCGAATACCGCCCCCCCGAGTCGGCCGCGCCCCGCCACCGTGAGCCGTGGCTCGACAGCGCCGCACGCTGCGAACTGACAGCCGACGAGTTGCTCAACCACTACTGTCGCAAGGTCCACGCCCAGCAAGGGGGCTACGAACAAGCGGCCCGGCTGCTGGGCCTCGACCGCCGCACGGTCAAAACCCGCGTCGAGGCGGCCAACACCGGTCGCGACGATTGA
- a CDS encoding Gfo/Idh/MocA family protein translates to MPIDSVTRRRFLAATGAGAAALAAPSAMGATSVDAPQTNSALRIGFIGVGDDGRVRSGGSRGRCQAHIDTVTHLQKERGTVEAAYVCDVFNLYTDSSQSKIKEATGKEPKKTGDYRDILADPSIDAVVIATPDHWHARQTIDALEAGKHVYCEKPMTHSVQEAIDVYHAWKRSGKVMQVGVQSTSLPVWGKANEYITTGRLGKVLGYQTEYFRNSDLGQWRYYPLIKEMTPKNIDWNMFLGREFDLAPEQPFDRARFGQWRCYWDFGAGMFTDLFVHRTTSMLKATGLRFPGRVTGGGGIYLEYDGRDVPDVATVVADFEEGCQGLVTATMCSNKQPIKQFIRGHFGNLLFGNGEQFDGFDFVAERSPVTHDSSIQDHRVESGLIRNTTFAHFQNFVDAVGADDPAMVNCSPELGAAAMAVVKLGSMSYRTGKVYHFDSESMTYGEADSSWAERWEQRSKNRGDASHVAGWTGGDKGSKLLPPEYQSLEGAWVDGKDPAAGA, encoded by the coding sequence ATGCCGATCGATTCAGTCACGCGTCGCCGTTTTCTAGCCGCCACCGGCGCGGGCGCCGCGGCGTTGGCCGCCCCCTCGGCGATGGGGGCCACGAGCGTTGACGCCCCGCAGACGAACTCGGCGCTGCGTATCGGCTTTATCGGCGTGGGCGACGACGGCCGCGTGCGGAGCGGAGGTAGCCGCGGCCGCTGCCAGGCGCACATCGACACGGTGACCCACCTGCAGAAAGAGCGGGGCACGGTCGAGGCGGCCTACGTTTGCGACGTGTTCAATCTCTACACGGACAGCTCGCAGTCGAAGATCAAGGAGGCCACCGGCAAGGAGCCGAAGAAGACCGGCGACTACCGCGACATCTTGGCGGACCCGTCGATCGACGCGGTGGTGATCGCCACTCCCGACCACTGGCACGCCCGGCAGACGATCGACGCCCTCGAGGCGGGCAAGCACGTCTACTGCGAGAAGCCGATGACGCACAGCGTGCAAGAGGCGATCGACGTCTACCACGCCTGGAAACGCAGCGGCAAGGTGATGCAGGTCGGCGTGCAGTCGACCTCGCTGCCGGTGTGGGGCAAGGCGAACGAATACATCACCACCGGCCGGCTCGGCAAGGTGCTCGGCTACCAGACCGAGTACTTCCGCAACTCGGACCTCGGCCAGTGGCGTTACTACCCGCTGATCAAGGAGATGACGCCGAAGAACATCGACTGGAACATGTTCCTCGGACGCGAGTTCGACCTGGCGCCCGAGCAGCCGTTCGATCGCGCCCGGTTCGGTCAGTGGCGTTGCTACTGGGACTTCGGCGCCGGCATGTTCACCGACCTGTTCGTGCACCGCACGACTTCGATGCTCAAGGCGACCGGCCTGCGGTTCCCGGGGCGGGTGACCGGCGGCGGGGGGATCTACTTGGAGTACGACGGCCGCGACGTTCCCGACGTGGCGACGGTGGTCGCCGATTTCGAGGAGGGCTGCCAGGGCTTGGTCACCGCCACGATGTGCTCCAACAAGCAGCCCATCAAGCAATTCATCCGCGGGCACTTCGGCAACCTGCTGTTCGGCAACGGCGAGCAGTTCGACGGCTTCGACTTCGTCGCGGAGCGGTCGCCCGTGACGCACGACTCGTCGATCCAAGACCACCGCGTGGAGAGCGGATTGATCCGCAACACCACGTTTGCTCACTTCCAGAACTTCGTTGACGCGGTGGGCGCCGACGATCCCGCCATGGTGAACTGCTCGCCCGAGTTGGGCGCGGCGGCGATGGCGGTCGTTAAACTCGGCTCGATGAGCTACCGCACCGGCAAGGTGTACCACTTCGACAGCGAGTCGATGACCTACGGCGAGGCGGACTCGTCGTGGGCCGAGCGGTGGGAGCAACGCTCCAAGAACCGCGGCGACGCGAGCCACGTGGCCGGCTGGACCGGCGGCGACAAGGGGAGCAAGCTGCTGCCGCCCGAGTACCAGTCGCTCGAAGGGGCGTGGGTCGACGGCAAGGACCCGGCTGCCGGGGCTTGA
- a CDS encoding outer membrane protein assembly factor BamB family protein, protein MTEPTTDQEPDAQTAPSPTKLRVWPAVLIAIVSWFTLTVPIRQTPGELNGFLPMLLGAIGGLLLLLIWWLFFSRVPRRDRTIGVALLVGALALGQLLLFDPTAGHFQAVYINFLPMLTAALVAVMALGKAFGVGWPLLRFACLGVIVVGFGLWSGVRHEGIDGFMQPSYAWRWTPTSEQVLLVRDGAADVSMDSVVEAAADDWPGFRGSNRDSRLTGVTIAPEWATPPREVWRTPVGPSWSSVALVGDWLYTHEQRGELECVVAYDAATGAERWSAGVAARFSDPLGGPGPRSTPEFRDGFLYVSGGTGVVRKLDAATGSEQWRRNVTDDLAVESPPEWGFAASPLVVDAADGSRLVVVYAGNPPPADDAGVADEAVVAYHAASGEVAWTAGAGYHGYCSVHLATLGGVEQLLMATNLGLESLDVATGRRLWFYEWAMGDFPRTTQPLVVDGNAVVLAAGYGYGAHRLSVTRGADDQSADDWTTATVWESRELKPYFNDYVEFDGHIYGFNGPFFTCLDAATGEPTWPKKVKRDAKFNHGQVLLVEDSAMLIAVTENSGEAVLIEATPETLKIAGRFKALDGKTWNHPVVHRGRLYLRNGSEMACFELPAQSTPRGGAGDPED, encoded by the coding sequence ATGACCGAGCCCACCACCGACCAAGAGCCTGATGCGCAGACCGCCCCCTCGCCGACGAAGCTGCGGGTTTGGCCGGCGGTGCTGATCGCGATTGTGTCGTGGTTCACCCTGACCGTGCCGATTCGCCAAACGCCGGGCGAACTCAACGGCTTTCTACCGATGTTGCTGGGTGCGATCGGCGGGCTCTTGCTGCTGTTGATCTGGTGGCTCTTTTTTAGCCGCGTGCCGCGTCGCGACCGAACGATTGGTGTGGCGCTGCTCGTTGGGGCGCTCGCCTTAGGGCAACTCCTTTTGTTCGACCCCACGGCGGGGCATTTCCAAGCGGTTTACATCAATTTCTTGCCGATGCTCACCGCCGCGCTGGTGGCTGTCATGGCGCTGGGCAAAGCATTTGGCGTGGGTTGGCCTTTGCTGCGGTTCGCCTGCCTTGGCGTGATCGTCGTCGGGTTCGGACTCTGGTCCGGCGTTCGTCACGAAGGGATCGATGGTTTTATGCAGCCCTCGTACGCCTGGCGTTGGACACCCACCAGCGAGCAGGTGTTGCTCGTTCGCGACGGCGCGGCTGACGTCTCCATGGATTCGGTCGTCGAAGCGGCTGCCGATGACTGGCCCGGCTTCCGTGGCTCGAACCGCGACAGCCGCCTCACTGGCGTGACGATCGCCCCAGAGTGGGCCACGCCGCCCCGCGAGGTTTGGCGCACGCCCGTGGGGCCTTCGTGGTCCTCGGTCGCGCTGGTCGGTGATTGGCTTTACACGCACGAGCAGCGCGGCGAGCTAGAGTGCGTGGTCGCTTACGATGCGGCTACCGGCGCCGAGCGTTGGTCGGCCGGAGTCGCGGCCCGGTTCAGCGACCCGCTCGGCGGCCCCGGCCCGCGGTCGACGCCCGAGTTTCGCGATGGCTTTCTGTATGTGTCGGGCGGAACCGGTGTGGTTCGCAAGCTCGACGCCGCCACGGGCAGCGAACAGTGGCGCCGCAACGTGACCGACGACCTCGCGGTCGAGAGCCCGCCGGAATGGGGCTTTGCGGCCTCACCCTTGGTGGTCGACGCGGCGGACGGCTCGCGGCTGGTGGTGGTTTACGCCGGCAACCCTCCCCCTGCCGATGACGCGGGTGTGGCCGATGAGGCGGTTGTCGCTTATCACGCCGCCAGCGGCGAAGTCGCCTGGACCGCGGGCGCCGGCTACCACGGCTACTGCTCGGTGCACCTCGCCACGCTGGGGGGCGTTGAACAGTTGCTCATGGCCACGAATCTAGGCCTCGAATCGCTCGACGTGGCGACCGGCCGGCGGCTTTGGTTCTACGAATGGGCCATGGGCGATTTCCCGCGCACCACCCAGCCGCTGGTGGTCGATGGCAACGCCGTCGTGCTCGCGGCCGGCTACGGCTACGGTGCTCACCGGCTGAGCGTCACGCGCGGCGCCGACGACCAAAGCGCTGATGACTGGACGACCGCCACGGTGTGGGAATCACGCGAGCTCAAGCCGTATTTCAACGATTACGTCGAGTTCGACGGACACATCTACGGCTTCAACGGCCCATTTTTCACCTGCCTCGACGCGGCCACCGGCGAGCCGACATGGCCCAAGAAGGTGAAACGCGACGCCAAGTTCAACCACGGCCAGGTGCTGCTGGTGGAAGATTCCGCCATGCTCATCGCTGTGACCGAGAACAGCGGCGAGGCCGTGCTGATCGAAGCGACGCCCGAGACGCTCAAGATCGCGGGACGCTTTAAGGCTCTCGACGGAAAGACCTGGAACCACCCGGTCGTCCACCGCGGCCGACTCTACCTGCGCAACGGCTCCGAGATGGCGTGCTTTGAACTGCCAGCCCAGTCGACGCCGCGCGGAGGCGCCGGCGATCCCGAAGATTGA
- a CDS encoding magnesium chelatase — MTLTDDARPRNLAELRNSGWRSKTVKQEIHDNFLRKLQAGEELYPGIVGYDDTVLPELNIALLAQHDLLFLGEKGQAKSRLMRRLIDFLDDAIPYLDDRRIPLHDDPEHPITKRGRAMTEGVPADDVPIAWWPREQRYVERLAPGTKFADIIGEIDPAKLAGGASMGAEEALHFGLIPRMHRGLFAMNELPELDELVQVGLFNILEERDVQIRGIPVKFDIDVMILFSANPATYNRSGKVIPQLKDRIGSVIHTHYPTDRELGVQILEQEVEERSEIGGQRPGPADSDLSSPASDLAVVVPYFMKELIEEISRAARDSKYVDHDSGVSARLSIANYRTMIASARHRAAVLGESPAVPRISDLGHLYASSLGKLELDLMGSHQMGERQVLDAVIAQAIATVFGEYVEEHGLAEIAEVFKQGVKIEVGDLLPSSHYAELLKRVPPAWDKAFEVNASEDAAVRASCVEFVLAGLYATDRISRSQQHGRIVYET; from the coding sequence ATGACCCTCACCGACGACGCCCGCCCCCGCAACCTCGCCGAACTCCGCAACAGCGGCTGGCGAAGCAAAACGGTCAAACAAGAGATCCACGACAACTTTCTCCGCAAGCTGCAGGCGGGCGAAGAGCTTTACCCCGGCATCGTTGGCTACGACGACACGGTGCTTCCCGAGCTGAACATCGCTCTGCTCGCCCAGCACGACCTGCTTTTCCTTGGCGAGAAGGGCCAGGCGAAGAGCCGGCTGATGCGGCGGCTCATCGATTTCCTCGACGACGCGATCCCGTACCTCGACGACCGCCGCATCCCGCTGCACGACGACCCGGAGCACCCGATCACCAAGCGGGGCAGGGCGATGACCGAGGGCGTTCCGGCCGACGACGTGCCGATCGCCTGGTGGCCGCGTGAGCAACGCTACGTCGAACGCCTCGCCCCCGGAACCAAATTCGCCGACATCATTGGCGAGATCGACCCGGCGAAGCTCGCCGGCGGAGCGAGCATGGGCGCCGAGGAGGCGCTGCACTTCGGCCTCATCCCCCGCATGCACCGCGGATTGTTCGCCATGAACGAGCTTCCCGAGCTCGACGAGCTGGTGCAGGTCGGCCTGTTCAACATCCTCGAAGAACGCGACGTCCAGATCCGCGGCATCCCCGTGAAGTTCGACATCGACGTGATGATCCTCTTCTCGGCCAACCCGGCCACTTACAACCGCAGCGGCAAGGTGATCCCGCAGCTCAAAGACCGCATCGGTTCGGTGATCCACACGCATTACCCCACCGACCGCGAGCTGGGCGTTCAGATCTTGGAGCAGGAAGTTGAGGAGAGGTCGGAGATCGGAGGTCAGAGGCCAGGGCCTGCTGATTCTGACCTCTCGTCTCCGGCATCCGACCTCGCCGTTGTCGTCCCTTATTTCATGAAGGAGCTGATTGAAGAGATTAGCCGGGCGGCGCGCGACAGCAAGTACGTCGACCACGATTCGGGTGTGTCAGCGCGGCTGTCGATCGCCAACTACCGCACGATGATCGCCAGCGCCCGGCACCGGGCCGCCGTGCTGGGCGAGTCGCCCGCCGTGCCGCGCATCTCCGACCTGGGGCACCTCTACGCCAGCTCGCTCGGCAAGCTGGAACTCGACCTGATGGGCTCGCACCAGATGGGCGAGCGGCAGGTGCTCGACGCGGTGATCGCCCAGGCGATCGCCACGGTGTTTGGCGAGTACGTCGAGGAGCACGGCCTGGCCGAGATCGCCGAGGTCTTCAAGCAGGGCGTTAAAATCGAAGTGGGCGACCTGCTGCCCTCCAGCCACTACGCCGAGCTGCTGAAGCGTGTGCCGCCGGCGTGGGACAAGGCGTTCGAGGTGAACGCCTCCGAAGACGCCGCCGTGCGGGCGAGCTGTGTCGAGTTCGTCCTGGCCGGCCTCTATGCCACCGACCGCATCAGCCGCAGCCAGCAACACGGGCGGATCGTTTACGAGACCTGA
- a CDS encoding nitroreductase family protein, translating to MDTLTAIQERRSIKKYDPAFEMPEADFERLFDLVLLSPTSFNIQNWRFVVVRDPEQKKKLCEAAWNQQQVVDSCFAVLLCGDLKAWEKDPQRYWRNVPDAAQEQLVPMIKNFYEGRGEQTQRDEVMRSCGIAAQTLMLAAKAMGYDTCPMIGFDAQRVAELIALPEDHVVGMMVVVGKSIADPYPRGGQLAKSEVVLTDRFPA from the coding sequence ATGGACACGCTCACCGCGATCCAAGAACGCCGCTCGATCAAGAAGTACGACCCCGCGTTCGAGATGCCCGAGGCCGACTTCGAGCGGCTGTTCGATCTCGTGCTGCTCTCGCCCACGTCGTTCAACATCCAGAATTGGCGGTTCGTCGTCGTGCGCGACCCCGAGCAGAAAAAGAAGCTGTGCGAGGCGGCGTGGAACCAGCAGCAGGTGGTCGACTCTTGCTTTGCCGTCCTGCTTTGCGGCGACCTGAAGGCTTGGGAGAAGGATCCGCAGCGTTACTGGCGCAACGTGCCCGACGCCGCGCAGGAGCAACTCGTGCCGATGATCAAGAACTTCTACGAGGGCAGGGGGGAGCAGACCCAGCGCGACGAGGTGATGCGTTCGTGCGGCATCGCGGCCCAAACGCTCATGCTCGCCGCCAAGGCCATGGGCTACGACACCTGCCCGATGATCGGCTTCGACGCTCAGCGGGTCGCCGAGCTGATCGCACTGCCCGAGGACCACGTGGTCGGCATGATGGTCGTGGTGGGCAAGTCGATAGCAGATCCGTATCCGCGTGGTGGGCAGCTTGCTAAGAGTGAGGTGGTGCTGACCGATCGGTTCCCCGCTTAA
- a CDS encoding type II secretion system F family protein, producing the protein MSYLLPPRRMPSKPLSELCHRLAVSIDAGIDIRRIWQREADSAHGRRGRAYAAIRDGVNEGDSLGVCLDRQSDLFPRLMREMVAVGEDTGALAEVLGRLSKHYDGLHRTRRLFLGQIAWPVLQLTAAAAIVGLLILIGGVLTDIHGKPLDLLGIGLTGSGGLIVYAFVLSTLAAIGALLGAAIARGALWTRSAQQLITRLPVVGPALKKIAQARLAWAMHLTLNVAMDVLKAAPLWLQATGNAYYTRHSDAVVASLREGATISEALAATDTLPIEMIDAIAVAEESGTICESMGRLSARYEEEAQSAILTLTRVAGGLVWLAMAAIMIAIIFRLFSFYTGMLYDALEGV; encoded by the coding sequence GTGAGCTACCTTCTTCCGCCGCGCCGCATGCCGAGCAAGCCGCTCTCCGAGCTCTGCCACCGGTTGGCGGTCTCGATCGACGCCGGCATCGACATCCGCCGCATCTGGCAACGCGAGGCCGATTCGGCCCACGGCCGTCGCGGCCGCGCTTACGCAGCGATCCGCGACGGCGTGAACGAGGGCGACTCGCTCGGGGTGTGCCTCGATCGTCAGTCCGATTTGTTCCCCCGCCTGATGCGCGAGATGGTCGCCGTGGGCGAAGACACCGGCGCCCTGGCCGAGGTCCTCGGCCGGCTCTCCAAGCATTACGACGGGCTGCACCGCACGCGGCGCCTGTTCTTGGGCCAGATCGCCTGGCCGGTGCTGCAGCTCACCGCCGCCGCGGCGATCGTCGGGCTGCTGATCCTCATCGGCGGCGTGTTGACGGACATCCACGGCAAGCCGCTCGACCTGCTCGGCATCGGTCTGACCGGTTCGGGCGGCCTGATCGTTTATGCCTTCGTGCTGTCGACTCTCGCCGCCATCGGCGCCCTGTTGGGGGCGGCCATCGCCCGCGGGGCGCTGTGGACACGCTCCGCGCAGCAACTCATCACCCGGCTTCCGGTCGTGGGACCGGCGTTGAAGAAGATCGCTCAGGCTCGCTTGGCGTGGGCCATGCACCTGACGCTCAACGTGGCGATGGACGTGCTCAAGGCGGCGCCGCTGTGGCTGCAGGCCACCGGCAACGCCTACTACACGCGTCACTCCGACGCCGTAGTCGCCTCGCTGCGTGAGGGGGCCACGATCAGCGAGGCGTTGGCCGCGACTGACACCTTACCGATCGAGATGATCGACGCCATCGCCGTTGCCGAGGAGAGCGGCACGATCTGCGAGTCGATGGGCCGTCTCTCGGCCCGCTACGAAGAGGAAGCGCAGTCGGCCATCCTGACTCTCACCCGCGTCGCCGGCGGGCTGGTTTGGCTCGCGATGGCGGCGATCATGATCGCGATCATCTTCCGCCTCTTCAGCTTCTACACGGGGATGCTTTACGACGCGCTGGAAGGGGTCTGA
- a CDS encoding HNH endonuclease, whose amino-acid sequence MSMASHASLNASVLVLNRQYMAVHVVDVRRAFALLLRELAEVIHIEDGQYANYDFHSWREVSELKAQFEELGEDDPHADWVSSVNFRIQAPRVLRLLHFDRVPKLRVRLNRRNLFARDGNRCQYCGKSFVTSELSVDHVVPSCRGGQTTWENVVCSCVRCNVRKGGRTPDEAGMKLTRKPVRPRRSPMLSVKLGNPKYESWKTFLDAAYWSVDLK is encoded by the coding sequence ATGTCGATGGCAAGCCACGCGTCTCTCAACGCGAGCGTTCTGGTTCTCAACCGCCAATACATGGCGGTACACGTGGTCGATGTGCGCCGCGCCTTTGCACTTCTCCTGCGCGAGCTGGCCGAGGTTATCCACATCGAGGATGGCCAGTACGCCAACTACGACTTCCACTCGTGGCGCGAGGTCAGCGAGTTGAAAGCCCAGTTCGAGGAACTCGGCGAAGACGACCCCCACGCCGATTGGGTCAGCAGCGTGAACTTCCGCATCCAGGCGCCGCGCGTCTTGCGACTGCTGCACTTCGACCGCGTGCCGAAGCTGCGGGTGCGCCTCAACCGCCGCAACTTGTTCGCCCGCGACGGCAACCGCTGCCAGTACTGCGGCAAATCTTTCGTCACCAGCGAGCTGAGTGTCGACCACGTGGTGCCTAGCTGCCGCGGAGGGCAGACCACCTGGGAGAACGTGGTCTGCTCGTGTGTCCGTTGCAACGTTCGCAAGGGAGGTCGAACTCCCGACGAGGCCGGCATGAAGCTCACCCGCAAGCCGGTCCGCCCGCGTCGCAGCCCGATGCTTTCGGTCAAGCTTGGCAACCCAAAGTACGAGAGCTGGAAGACATTCCTCGACGCGGCCTATTGGTCGGTCGACTTGAAGTGA
- a CDS encoding ferredoxin family protein has translation MPHVVCQPCFDCKYTDCVVVCPVECFYEGDKMLYIHPDECIDCEACVPECPVEAIFHEDNVPEEWTSYVEMNAEKAPDCEVITEKKEPLADN, from the coding sequence ATGCCTCACGTCGTTTGCCAGCCCTGTTTCGACTGCAAGTACACCGACTGCGTCGTCGTTTGTCCCGTAGAGTGCTTCTACGAGGGCGACAAGATGCTCTACATCCATCCGGACGAGTGCATCGACTGCGAGGCGTGCGTTCCGGAGTGCCCCGTCGAGGCGATCTTCCACGAGGACAATGTCCCCGAGGAATGGACCAGCTATGTCGAGATGAACGCCGAAAAGGCGCCCGACTGCGAAGTGATCACCGAGAAGAAAGAGCCGCTCGCCGACAACTGA
- a CDS encoding RNA polymerase sigma factor, whose amino-acid sequence MPLSEIDRNLLERCLASKPLAWEDFVDRFMGLVTHVINHAAETRSIRLSAADREDLAAEVFLALLQDDYAALRRFRGLSSLATYITVIARRVVVRQLVSTITNPAHGGEQATSVSSLIDPSRRSSPTHRVSDMDQVRRLLTRLDGVEAQAMQMFHLEGRSYEEIGHSLGMPENSVGPMLSRARTKLRRPGDDNQPAA is encoded by the coding sequence GTGCCGCTTTCTGAGATCGATCGCAATCTGCTCGAACGCTGCCTGGCGAGCAAACCGCTGGCGTGGGAGGATTTTGTCGATCGATTCATGGGCTTGGTGACGCACGTGATCAACCACGCTGCCGAGACCCGCTCGATCCGCCTCTCGGCGGCCGACCGCGAAGACTTGGCCGCCGAGGTGTTTCTCGCCTTGTTGCAAGACGACTACGCCGCGCTGCGTCGCTTTCGCGGGCTCAGCTCGTTGGCGACCTACATCACGGTGATCGCCCGCCGGGTGGTGGTGCGGCAGCTGGTCAGCACGATCACCAATCCGGCACACGGCGGCGAACAAGCAACCTCAGTCAGTTCGCTCATCGATCCCAGCCGCCGCAGCTCGCCCACGCACCGGGTCAGCGACATGGATCAGGTCCGTCGCTTGCTCACGCGGCTCGACGGCGTGGAGGCTCAGGCGATGCAGATGTTCCACCTCGAAGGTCGCAGCTACGAGGAGATCGGCCACTCGCTCGGCATGCCCGAGAACAGCGTTGGTCCGATGCTAAGTCGGGCCCGCACGAAGTTGCGTCGCCCCGGCGACGACAACCAGCCGGCTGCCTGA